A region from the Triticum aestivum cultivar Chinese Spring chromosome 3D, IWGSC CS RefSeq v2.1, whole genome shotgun sequence genome encodes:
- the LOC123079549 gene encoding probable glycerol-3-phosphate acyltransferase 3 — protein sequence MAKKKLPQRLFSTLLSLIFHSRPWLSSSKGSSSAAAGFPSSPLQRQHLSMANDRLAAARTLVVDVDGGLLRSSPSGLFPYFMLVALEAGGLLRGAVLLLLYPLLCCVGIGGDLALRVMAMAAFCGLQESRFRAGRAVLPKWFMEDVAVEGFEAMRGAKRRVCVTNMPRVMVEGFLWEYLGADVVVGRRMKVVCGFYTGLMEEEEVALEKKKIMLESDAVGLSGSLEFLQHPLPLCCKEVYHVTQEDKPGWQALPRAKYPKAMVFHDGRLAFRPTAGSTLAMFMWLPIGAALGAARLAVALTVPYRYSTPILAATGMSWRLKGERPGPPPGHGRGRGQLFVCNHRTLIDPVYVSVALDRQVRAVSYSLSRLSELISPIGRTVRLTRDRDSDGRAMARLLDRGDLVVVCPEGTTCREPYLLRFSPLFAELSDDVVPVGIAVETAMFYATTAGGFKCLDPLYYMVNPRMCYTVQFLERVRTTAAMGREVPSTDLANLVQRKMGEALGYGCTMLTRKDKYLMLAGNDGVVRASDKCSAPPGGRRAH from the exons ATGGCCAAGAAGAAGCTGCCGCAGAGGCTCTTCTCCACCTTGCTCTCCCTCATCTTCCACTCGAGGCCATGGCTCTCAAGCAGCAAGGGTagcagcagcgccgccgccggatTCCCATCCTCGCCGCTGCAGCGACAGCACCTCTCCATGGCGAATGACAGGCTCGCCGCGGCGCGGACCCTCGTCGTCGACGTCGACGGCGGCCTCCTCCGCTCGTCACCCTCCGGCCTCTTCCCCTACTTCATGCTCGTGGCGCTGGAGGCGGGAGGGCTCCTGCGAGGCGCCGTGCTCCTGCTCCTCTACCCTCTGCTCTGCTGCGTGGGCATCGGCGGCGACCTGGCGCTGAGGGTCATGGCCATGGCGGCCTTCTGCGGCCTCCAGGAGAGCCGGTTCCGCGCCGGCCGCGCCGTGTTGCCCAAGTGGTTCATGGAGGACGTGGCCGTGGAAGGGTTCGAGGCGATGAGAGGCGCCAAGAGGAGGGTCTGCGTGACGAATATGCCCAGGGTGATGGTGGAGGGGTTCCTGTGGGAATATCTCGGGGCGGACGTGGTAGTCGGCAGGCGGATGAAGGTGGTCTGTGGGTTCTACACCGGTCTcatggaggaggaagaagtggcgttggagaagaagaagatcaTGCTGGAGAGTGATGCTGTGGGCCTCTCTGGCTCCTTGGAGTTTCTCCAACATCCTCTCCCACTTTGTTGCAAG GAGGTCTACCACGTGACGCAGGAGGACAAGCCCGGGTGGCAAGCGCTGCCAAGGGCCAAGTACCCGAAGGCCATGGTGTTCCACGACGGCCGGCTCGCGTTCCGACCAACCGCCGGCAGCACGCTGGCCATGTTCATGTGGCTCCCTATCGGCGCCGCCCTGGGTGCCGCCCGTCTCGCCGTCGCGCTCACCGTGCCGTACAGGTACTCCACACCCATCCTGGCGGCCACCGGCATGTCTTGGCGGCTCAAGGGAGAGCGGCCGGGTCCCCCGCCTGGCCACGGCCGCGGCCGCGGGCAGCTGTTCGTGTGCAACCACCGCACGCTCATCGACCCGGTGTACGTGTCGGTGGCGCTGGACCGGCAGGTGCGCGCCGTGTCCTACAGCCTCAGCCGGCTGTCGGAGCTCATCTCGCCGATCGGGCGCACCGTGCGGCTGACGCGCGACCGCGACAGCGACGGCCGTGCCATGGCGCGCCTCCTGGACCGCGGCGACCTCGTCGTCGTCTGCCCCGAGGGCACCACCTGCCGCGAGCCGTACCTGCTGCGGTTCAGCCCGCTGTTCGCCGAGCTCAGCGACGACGTTGTCCCGGTCGGCATCGCCGTCGAGACGGCCATGTTCTACGCGACGACGGCGGGCGGGTTCAAGTGCCTCGACCCGCTCTACTACATGGTGAACCCGAGGATGTGCTACACGGTGCAGTTCCTGGAGCGGGTGCGCACCACGGCGGCGATGGGGAGGGAGGTGCCTAGCACCGACTTGGCCAACCTCGTGCAGAGGAAGATGGGGGAAGCGCTCGGCTACGGATGCACCATGCTCACAAGGAAGGATAAGTACCTCATGCTCGCCGGCAACGATGGCGTCGTCAGAGCCAGCGACAAATGCTCTGCTCCTCCCGGAGGGAGAAGAGCTCACTAG